CGCCCGGCGGAGGTGGAGCGCAGCGCATGAGTACGGGGGTGGAGCCGCAGCAGGTTCTCGCGCGGGCGCGTGAGGTCGTCTCGTCGTGCACGGGTTTCCGTGACACGGCCATCTCGCCCTCGGCGGTGGATCGCGTCGTGCGCGCGGAGCTGGCGCGAGGCCGGAGCGCGTCGGACCTGCTGGCGGAGCTGCAGCGTTCCGGCACGGCCCTGGAGCGGGCGTTGCTGGATGCGGTGCTGGTGGGGGAGACGTACTTCTTCCGTCACCCGGAGCAGTTCCGTTTCCTCGCCGCCGAGGCGGTGCCCGCGGCGTTGCGCCGGGGTAGTCCCGTGCTGCGCGGGTGGAGCGCGGGCTGTGCCTCGGGCGAGGAGGCCTACTCCATCGCCGCGTGTCTGCAGGGGACGGCGCCCCAGGGCGTGCGCGTGGAGGTGCTCGGCACGGACCTGCACGAGGGCCGCCTGGAGTACGCGCGCCGGGGCGTGTATGGCTCCTGGTCCCGCCGCGAGGCCGGGCCGCTGCTCTATCCCCTCTATCAGGACGCCGCCGAGGGCCGGGTGAGCATCCTCGACTCCGTGCGCGCCGTCACCCGCTTCGCCCAGACGAACCTGCTGGAGCCCCTGCCAGAGGTGCACGGCAGCTTCGACGTCATCTTCTGCCGCAACGTGCTGACGTACTTCTCGCCGGACGCGGTGCTGGTGGCGCTGGGCCACCTGGCGCGCGCGCTCGTGCCGGGCGGCTACCTGCTGCTGGGCACGGTGGAGGTGGATCATCCTCCGGCGGGGCTGGTGCGCGTGGGGGCTCCGGAGCTGCAGGCCTTCCGCCGCCCGCACCCGCGGGAAGTGACGCCGCCGCCCCGGGCCGCCGTGGTCCGCGAGCCCGAGCTGCCTCGGCCAGCGCCCGTCCGTGCCATCACCCTGCCGCCACCGCCTCCACCCGCTCCCTCGCCCGTGCGCCTCCATCTGGAAGCGCTCCAGCGTATCGAGGGAGGCGACGAGGCCGGCGCCGCCACCGTCCTGGAGAAGCTGCTGCAACAGTTCAAGGACTACCTGCCCGGCATGCTGGAGCTTGCCCTGCTGCGCGAGCGCGCGGGGTCACGCGAGGCAGCCTTCGCTCTCATGCACACCGTGCGCGACAACGCCGCCCGGCTTCCGCCGGATCTGATCATCGAGGGGCCCGAGCCGCTACCGGCCCGCTTCTATAGGGCGTCCGCCGACGCCTTCCTCACGCTGGGAGCCATCGAATG
This is a stretch of genomic DNA from Archangium violaceum. It encodes these proteins:
- a CDS encoding CheR family methyltransferase; this encodes MSTGVEPQQVLARAREVVSSCTGFRDTAISPSAVDRVVRAELARGRSASDLLAELQRSGTALERALLDAVLVGETYFFRHPEQFRFLAAEAVPAALRRGSPVLRGWSAGCASGEEAYSIAACLQGTAPQGVRVEVLGTDLHEGRLEYARRGVYGSWSRREAGPLLYPLYQDAAEGRVSILDSVRAVTRFAQTNLLEPLPEVHGSFDVIFCRNVLTYFSPDAVLVALGHLARALVPGGYLLLGTVEVDHPPAGLVRVGAPELQAFRRPHPREVTPPPRAAVVREPELPRPAPVRAITLPPPPPPAPSPVRLHLEALQRIEGGDEAGAATVLEKLLQQFKDYLPGMLELALLRERAGSREAAFALMHTVRDNAARLPPDLIIEGPEPLPARFYRASADAFLTLGAIE